One window from the genome of Actinoplanes teichomyceticus ATCC 31121 encodes:
- a CDS encoding AraC family transcriptional regulator yields MSLVRSAGLQRFRETVEGLGGDPARYARQAGLPVAALDTDDLLIEDTAIAAVLEIAAVALRCPDLGLRVASAQDLSMLGPLAVAIQHSPSVGDALECTSRYMFVHARDLHVSLIDDPEGAPGVKGLRYAFGAGVRPLPQATDMTVLFVHRAVTFLVGGGYGLRSVDLPHRPAAPRQRYEQAFGARVRFGRPEALLRVPASLLGRPLEGVDATLRSLALAFLSRQAPEPGSPVAARVRAVLAQALGTGSTDLAGVARALAVHPRTLQRELAGQGRSFAEILDGLRRSRAHTYLTGTDMPLAQVSRLLGFAEQAVLSRCARRWWGTSPSALRRAARQ; encoded by the coding sequence GTGTCGCTCGTGCGCTCGGCCGGTCTGCAGAGGTTCCGGGAGACCGTCGAGGGGCTCGGCGGCGATCCGGCGCGCTACGCCCGGCAGGCCGGTCTGCCGGTGGCCGCCCTGGACACCGACGACCTGCTGATCGAGGACACCGCGATCGCGGCGGTGCTGGAGATCGCGGCGGTGGCGCTGCGCTGCCCGGACCTCGGCCTGCGGGTGGCGTCGGCGCAGGATCTGAGCATGCTCGGCCCGCTGGCGGTGGCCATCCAGCACTCGCCGTCGGTCGGCGACGCCCTGGAGTGCACGTCGCGGTACATGTTCGTGCACGCCCGTGACCTGCACGTGTCGCTGATCGACGACCCGGAGGGCGCGCCGGGGGTCAAGGGCCTGCGGTACGCGTTCGGCGCGGGGGTGCGGCCGCTGCCCCAGGCGACGGACATGACCGTGCTGTTCGTGCACCGTGCGGTGACCTTCCTGGTCGGCGGCGGGTACGGGCTGCGGTCGGTGGATCTGCCGCACCGGCCGGCGGCGCCCCGGCAGCGGTACGAGCAGGCGTTCGGGGCGCGGGTCCGGTTCGGCCGGCCGGAGGCGCTGCTGCGGGTGCCGGCGAGCCTGCTCGGCCGCCCGCTGGAAGGGGTGGACGCGACGCTGCGCAGCCTGGCGCTGGCGTTCCTGTCCCGGCAGGCGCCGGAACCGGGCAGCCCGGTGGCGGCGCGGGTGCGTGCGGTTCTGGCGCAGGCGCTGGGCACCGGTTCGACCGATCTGGCCGGCGTCGCGCGAGCGCTCGCCGTGCACCCGCGCACCCTGCAACGCGAACTGGCCGGCCAGGGCCGGTCGTTCGCGGAGATCCTGGACGGCCTGCGCCGGTCCCGGGCGCACACCTATCTCACCGGGACCGACATGCCGCTGGCTCAGGTGAGCCGGCTGCTGGGGTTCGCCGAGCAGGCGGTGCTCAGCCGCTGCGCCCGCCGGTGGTGGGGTACCAGCCCGTCCGCGCTGCGGCGCGCGGCCCGGCAGTAG
- a CDS encoding SMP-30/gluconolactonase/LRE family protein has protein sequence MTRRLIRARRWTPPARRDRGPTAPLRVLRRLPTGGHGPEDVVFDTAGQILTGTADGRILRIDPATGERTVLADTGGRPLGLHARADGGVLVCDHDRGLLLVRPDGAVDTLVDTVDGAPLTFASNVTQAADGTIWFTTSTTRWRLHDHLGDVFEHSGTGRLLRRDPDGAVTTLLTGLKFANGLVLAPDESHLLFAETTGYRIRRYQLTGPDAGRTDVLVDNLPGFPDNMSLGSDGLLWLGIAAPRDRLLDRLLPLPGFLRLLLWNLPAAVRPRPAVVAWVMAFTLDGRPVHDLRAADGSYGFVTSAAEHHRTIVAGSLTEDDVAVLAAP, from the coding sequence ATGACCCGTCGACTGATCAGAGCCCGCCGCTGGACGCCGCCGGCCCGCCGGGACCGCGGGCCCACCGCGCCGCTGAGGGTGCTGCGCCGGCTGCCGACCGGCGGGCACGGACCCGAGGACGTCGTCTTCGACACCGCCGGACAAATCCTCACCGGCACCGCCGACGGGCGCATCCTGCGCATCGACCCGGCCACCGGCGAACGCACGGTGCTCGCCGACACCGGCGGCCGCCCGCTCGGGCTGCACGCGCGCGCCGACGGCGGCGTCCTGGTCTGCGACCACGACCGGGGACTGCTCCTGGTACGCCCGGACGGCGCCGTCGACACCCTCGTCGACACGGTCGACGGCGCGCCGCTGACCTTCGCCAGCAACGTGACGCAGGCCGCCGACGGCACGATCTGGTTCACCACCTCCACCACCCGGTGGCGCCTGCACGACCATCTCGGTGACGTCTTCGAGCACTCCGGCACCGGCCGGTTGCTGCGCCGCGACCCGGACGGCGCCGTCACCACGCTGCTGACCGGACTGAAATTCGCCAACGGACTGGTCCTGGCCCCCGACGAATCGCACCTGCTGTTCGCCGAGACCACCGGTTACCGGATCCGCCGGTATCAGCTGACCGGCCCGGACGCCGGGCGTACCGACGTGCTGGTCGACAACCTGCCCGGCTTCCCGGACAACATGTCGCTGGGCAGCGACGGCCTGCTCTGGCTCGGCATCGCCGCCCCGCGCGACCGCCTGCTGGACCGGCTGCTGCCGCTGCCCGGATTCCTGCGGCTGCTGCTGTGGAACCTGCCCGCGGCGGTCCGGCCCCGGCCCGCCGTCGTCGCCTGGGTGATGGCCTTCACCCTCGACGGGCGCCCGGTGCACGACCTGCGCGCCGCCGACGGCTCGTACGGCTTCGTCACCTCGGCGGCCGAGCACCACCGGACGATCGTCGCGGGCAGCCTCACCGAGGACGACGTGGCGGTGCTGGCCGCACCGTGA
- a CDS encoding phosphotransferase family protein encodes MSLRPVRAEDAFDAAAVAGWLGVDGTPQVRQFAGGASNLTYLLRWPERDLILRRPPAGRKAAGAHDMGREYRIQAALAPVFRHVPEMVAYCADESVIGSPFYLMRRVAGHIPRRELGLDLPPGQVRQLCTRALDLLADLHAVDPAAAGLSDLGRGAGYVSRQVDGWSGRYRAARTRNVGSFEKVMAWLRDNQPADRGACLIHNDFRFDNLVFDPADPTRPVALLDWEMATVGDPLMDLGGALAYWVQADDGPLMRAFRRQPTHTPGMLTRREVVDYYCARSGIGLTDRQWAFYEVFGLFRLAVIVQQIYYRYHHRQTRNPAFRHFWVASLMLEARCRRIIGRVARGREPG; translated from the coding sequence GTGAGCCTGCGGCCGGTACGCGCCGAGGACGCGTTCGACGCGGCGGCGGTCGCCGGGTGGCTGGGCGTCGACGGCACACCGCAGGTGCGGCAGTTCGCCGGCGGCGCGTCCAACCTCACCTACCTGCTGCGCTGGCCGGAGCGGGACCTGATCCTGCGCCGCCCGCCGGCCGGGCGGAAGGCGGCCGGCGCGCACGACATGGGCCGCGAGTACCGTATCCAGGCCGCGCTCGCACCGGTCTTCCGCCACGTGCCGGAGATGGTCGCGTACTGCGCCGACGAGTCGGTGATCGGCTCGCCGTTCTACCTGATGCGGCGGGTGGCCGGGCACATCCCGCGCCGCGAACTCGGCCTCGATCTGCCGCCCGGACAGGTCCGGCAGCTGTGCACCCGGGCCCTCGACCTGCTCGCCGACCTGCACGCGGTCGACCCGGCCGCGGCCGGCCTGTCCGACCTGGGCCGCGGCGCCGGGTACGTGTCCCGGCAGGTCGACGGCTGGAGCGGGCGGTACCGCGCCGCCCGTACCCGCAACGTCGGCTCGTTCGAGAAGGTGATGGCGTGGCTGCGGGACAACCAGCCCGCCGACCGCGGCGCCTGCCTGATCCACAACGACTTCCGCTTCGACAACCTGGTCTTCGACCCTGCCGACCCGACCCGGCCGGTGGCGCTGCTGGACTGGGAGATGGCCACCGTCGGCGACCCGCTGATGGACCTCGGCGGCGCCCTGGCCTACTGGGTGCAGGCCGATGACGGACCGCTGATGCGGGCCTTCCGCCGCCAGCCCACCCACACGCCGGGCATGCTGACCCGCCGCGAGGTGGTCGACTACTACTGCGCGCGCAGCGGCATCGGGCTCACCGACCGGCAGTGGGCGTTCTACGAGGTGTTCGGCCTGTTCCGGCTCGCGGTGATCGTCCAGCAGATCTACTACCGTTACCACCACCGGCAGACCCGCAACCCGGCGTTCCGGCACTTCTGGGTGGCGAGCCTGATGCTGGAGGCACGCTGCCGGCGCATCATCGGCCGGGTGGCACGAGGCAGGGAGCCCGGATGA
- a CDS encoding SDR family oxidoreductase, with the protein MSRGVVLITGASAGLGEEMARQFAALGYDLALCARRTDRLTALAAELGGPGKPRVSVRRLDVTDDAAVFRVFGEFAAAFGRIDRVVVNAGLGKGAPLGSGRWDANRDTAMVNFVGALAQTEAALQIFRAQQGGHLVLISSMSALRGMRKSMTTYAATKAGVAAIAEGVRSERIRGVDVSVIYPGYIRSEMNAHVQQKTRFMVDTRTGVRAMVAAIEKRRAKAYVPAWPWAPIAVAMRVLPLSVVRRMV; encoded by the coding sequence ATGAGCCGGGGCGTCGTACTGATCACCGGCGCCAGCGCGGGGCTGGGCGAGGAGATGGCGCGGCAGTTCGCCGCCCTCGGCTACGACCTCGCCCTGTGCGCCCGGCGCACCGACCGGCTCACCGCTCTCGCCGCCGAGCTGGGCGGCCCCGGCAAGCCGCGGGTCAGCGTACGCCGGCTGGACGTCACCGACGACGCGGCGGTGTTCCGCGTGTTCGGCGAGTTCGCCGCCGCATTCGGCCGCATCGACCGGGTGGTGGTCAACGCCGGGCTGGGCAAGGGCGCGCCGCTGGGCTCCGGCCGGTGGGACGCGAACCGGGACACCGCCATGGTCAACTTCGTCGGGGCGCTGGCGCAGACCGAAGCCGCCCTGCAGATCTTCCGGGCCCAGCAGGGCGGCCACCTGGTGCTCATCTCCTCGATGTCCGCGCTGCGCGGGATGCGCAAGTCGATGACCACCTACGCGGCGACGAAGGCCGGCGTGGCGGCGATCGCCGAGGGCGTGCGCTCCGAGCGGATCCGCGGCGTGGACGTCTCGGTGATCTACCCGGGCTACATCCGCTCCGAGATGAACGCGCACGTGCAGCAGAAGACCCGGTTCATGGTGGATACCCGCACCGGGGTGCGCGCGATGGTCGCCGCGATCGAGAAGCGCAGGGCGAAGGCGTACGTGCCGGCCTGGCCGTGGGCGCCGATCGCCGTGGCCATGCGCGTCCTGCCGCTGTCCGTGGTCCGGAGGATGGTGTGA
- a CDS encoding SDR family NAD(P)-dependent oxidoreductase yields the protein MRRVLITGGASGLGAALAARCAARGDRVLVTDLVEPAALPGGAVFQRLDITGEADWTRALQRVRDDFGGLDVLVNNAGIAAGGRIDRLGAEHWQRVLTVNVLGAVNGCRTFTPLFKQQGHGHLVNVASAAGLVHPPSMSSYNASKAAIVALSETLRHELGPWGVDVSVVCPTFFRTNLAASLSGDDPMMTRAATALITEARLGADEIAARVLRAVDARTFLILPDRNARVAYWTKRFARALYDRRMLAAGAKTRRAELSGGAG from the coding sequence ATGAGGCGGGTGCTGATCACCGGCGGCGCGTCCGGGCTGGGCGCCGCGCTGGCCGCCCGCTGCGCCGCGCGCGGCGACCGGGTGCTGGTCACCGACCTGGTCGAGCCGGCCGCCCTGCCCGGCGGCGCCGTCTTCCAGAGGCTCGACATCACCGGCGAGGCCGACTGGACGCGGGCGCTGCAGCGGGTCCGCGACGACTTCGGCGGCCTGGACGTGCTGGTCAACAACGCCGGCATCGCCGCCGGTGGCCGCATCGACCGGCTCGGCGCCGAGCACTGGCAGCGGGTGCTGACGGTCAACGTGCTGGGCGCGGTGAACGGCTGCCGCACCTTCACGCCGCTGTTCAAACAGCAGGGCCACGGCCACCTGGTCAACGTGGCCTCCGCCGCCGGGCTGGTCCACCCGCCGTCGATGAGCTCCTACAACGCGAGCAAGGCGGCGATCGTCGCGCTGTCCGAGACGCTGCGCCACGAACTGGGGCCCTGGGGCGTGGACGTCTCCGTCGTCTGCCCCACGTTCTTCCGCACCAACCTGGCGGCGTCGCTGTCCGGCGACGACCCGATGATGACCCGGGCCGCCACCGCACTGATCACCGAGGCGCGGCTGGGCGCGGACGAGATCGCCGCGCGGGTGCTGCGGGCCGTGGATGCCCGCACCTTCCTGATCCTGCCCGACCGCAACGCCCGGGTCGCCTACTGGACCAAGCGGTTCGCGCGCGCCCTGTACGACCGCCGGATGCTGGCCGCCGGCGCGAAGACCCGCCGCGCGGAGCTCTCCGGAGGCGCCGGATGA
- a CDS encoding acyl-CoA dehydrogenase family protein, which produces MDFRPSPRAAELAEAVQAFVRDEIEPVEQRVRRADAGDGRWQVPPQVRELQRRARAQGLWNLFLPAGHEGEYARRYGTRGGAGLSTVEYAPVAEATGWSFLAPYVFNCNAPDTGNAEVLLRYGSPQQRERWLDPLLDGRIRSAFAMTEPGVASSDATNMQLTAVVDGDEVVLDGRKWWTTGVGHPDCSVLIVMGLTDPGAHRYARHSMVLVPIDAPGVKVERMLDTMGFFDEPFGHGEVSFTGVRVPLSNVIAGPGRAFEIAQGRLGPGRVHHAMRLVGLAERALHLACERALSRTAFGKPLANLGGNRERIADARIAINSLRLLIMHAAWKLDTEGPMAAMSEVSQIKVAAPNVAQRVIDFAMQIHGGAGLSSDFPLAAAWTAARAIRLADGPDEVHRGVVARIELAGHGAAR; this is translated from the coding sequence ATGGATTTCCGTCCTTCCCCGCGCGCGGCCGAGCTGGCCGAGGCCGTGCAGGCGTTCGTGCGCGACGAGATCGAGCCGGTGGAGCAGCGGGTGCGGCGCGCCGACGCCGGTGACGGCCGCTGGCAGGTGCCCCCGCAGGTCCGCGAATTGCAGCGCCGGGCGCGCGCCCAGGGCCTGTGGAACCTGTTCCTGCCGGCCGGTCACGAGGGGGAGTACGCGCGGCGCTACGGCACGCGTGGCGGCGCCGGACTGTCGACTGTCGAGTACGCGCCGGTGGCCGAGGCGACCGGCTGGTCGTTCCTGGCGCCGTACGTCTTCAACTGCAACGCCCCGGACACCGGCAACGCCGAGGTGCTGCTGCGATACGGCTCGCCGCAGCAGCGTGAGCGCTGGCTGGACCCGTTGCTGGACGGGCGGATCCGCAGCGCGTTCGCGATGACCGAACCCGGTGTGGCCTCCTCCGACGCGACGAACATGCAGCTGACCGCGGTCGTCGACGGCGACGAGGTGGTGCTCGACGGTCGCAAGTGGTGGACCACGGGCGTGGGCCACCCGGACTGCTCGGTGCTGATCGTGATGGGCCTGACCGACCCCGGGGCGCACCGCTACGCCCGGCACTCCATGGTGCTCGTCCCGATCGACGCGCCCGGGGTCAAGGTGGAGCGGATGCTCGACACCATGGGGTTCTTCGACGAGCCGTTCGGGCACGGCGAGGTGTCGTTCACCGGCGTACGGGTGCCGCTGTCGAACGTCATCGCGGGCCCGGGCCGGGCCTTCGAGATCGCGCAGGGCCGCCTCGGCCCGGGCCGGGTCCACCACGCGATGCGCCTGGTCGGGCTGGCCGAACGCGCCCTGCATCTGGCCTGCGAGCGTGCCCTGTCGCGGACCGCGTTCGGCAAGCCGCTGGCCAACCTGGGCGGCAACCGGGAACGGATCGCCGACGCCCGCATCGCGATCAACTCGCTGCGGCTGCTGATCATGCACGCGGCGTGGAAGCTGGACACCGAGGGGCCGATGGCCGCGATGTCCGAGGTCAGCCAGATCAAGGTGGCCGCCCCGAACGTCGCCCAGCGGGTCATCGACTTCGCCATGCAGATCCACGGCGGCGCCGGGCTCTCCAGCGACTTCCCGCTGGCCGCCGCCTGGACCGCGGCCCGGGCGATCCGGCTGGCCGACGGCCCCGACGAGGTGCACCGCGGTGTCGTCGCCCGCATCGAGCTCGCCGGGCACGGAGCGGCGCGATGA
- a CDS encoding ABC transporter ATP-binding protein produces MWWEQGMRARADAGLLGVFAEMPRLVVEALRMSWRADRLRTAIVAVATLASGAMATFGLLATQRVLVELFAAGPTPDRVAAAVPALAWLAASIAVRGALGITTGYAMNGLTPRVNQQAERRLFEVTTAVRLDSFDQDDFADSMERASRGTDAVIDLIKGVMNLLAGVVSLLAVTVAVVVIHPLLLVALLLATTPNAYAALRAGHERFQTYLQGSARRRRLWVLHRLMAERVSASELRSYGLRDFLLGQYDRVMGAQTDIDLALARRVTTTTSIGAIVSGLASAGVYVLLGLLLLDGRIPLAAAATCVVAVQAAQRALTQVTFQVDHVFAEGQHFNEYVMFLERAAEHLPTRRVTPAPRPESLRELAVHAAVHRYPDREAPAVDDVTLTIQAGETIALVGENGSGKSTLAAMIAGLREPASGRILWNGRPLAEWDRAALGDRICVVLQEHHRWPFTATTNIAMGDIGAAPDRARIEAAAAMAAAHGMILELPHGYETLLDRTFKDGQDLSGGQWQRITAARGFLRDADLLIMDEPSSALDPRAEDTLFQAIRGRQGRRTTILITHRLANVVHADRIFVMHDGRLVEQGTHDDLIAAEGRYAELFSLQAAGYTGSAGVAP; encoded by the coding sequence ATGTGGTGGGAGCAGGGTATGCGGGCCCGGGCCGACGCCGGCCTGCTCGGCGTGTTCGCGGAGATGCCGCGGCTGGTGGTCGAGGCGTTACGGATGAGCTGGCGTGCTGACCGGCTGCGCACCGCGATCGTCGCGGTGGCGACCCTCGCCTCCGGGGCGATGGCCACGTTCGGGCTGCTGGCGACCCAGCGGGTGCTGGTCGAGCTGTTCGCCGCCGGCCCGACCCCCGATCGCGTCGCCGCGGCCGTGCCGGCGCTGGCGTGGCTGGCCGCCTCGATCGCGGTCCGCGGCGCGCTGGGCATCACGACCGGGTACGCGATGAACGGGCTGACGCCACGGGTCAACCAGCAGGCCGAGCGGCGCCTGTTCGAGGTGACGACCGCGGTGCGGCTGGACTCCTTCGACCAGGACGACTTCGCCGACAGCATGGAACGTGCCTCGCGCGGCACCGACGCGGTGATCGACCTGATCAAGGGGGTGATGAACCTGCTGGCCGGGGTCGTCAGCCTGCTCGCCGTCACGGTCGCCGTGGTGGTCATCCACCCGCTGCTGCTGGTCGCCTTGCTGCTGGCCACGACCCCGAACGCGTACGCGGCGCTGCGTGCCGGCCACGAGCGGTTCCAGACCTACCTGCAGGGCTCGGCGCGTCGACGGCGGCTCTGGGTGCTGCACCGGCTGATGGCGGAGCGGGTCTCGGCGTCCGAGCTGCGGTCCTACGGCCTGCGGGACTTCCTGCTGGGCCAGTACGACCGGGTGATGGGCGCGCAGACCGACATCGACCTGGCCCTGGCCCGCCGGGTCACCACGACCACCAGCATCGGCGCGATCGTCAGCGGCCTCGCCTCCGCCGGCGTGTACGTGCTGCTCGGGCTGCTGCTGCTGGACGGCCGGATCCCGCTGGCCGCCGCGGCGACGTGCGTGGTGGCGGTGCAGGCGGCGCAGCGGGCGCTGACCCAGGTCACCTTCCAGGTGGATCACGTCTTCGCCGAGGGTCAGCACTTCAACGAGTACGTCATGTTCCTCGAACGGGCCGCCGAGCACCTGCCCACCCGGCGCGTGACGCCCGCGCCCCGCCCGGAGAGCCTGCGCGAGCTGGCCGTGCACGCCGCCGTGCACCGCTACCCGGACCGCGAGGCGCCCGCGGTCGACGACGTGACGCTGACGATCCAGGCCGGCGAGACGATCGCTCTGGTCGGGGAGAACGGTTCGGGCAAGTCCACGCTGGCCGCGATGATCGCCGGGCTGCGGGAGCCCGCGTCCGGCCGCATCCTGTGGAACGGCCGCCCCCTCGCCGAATGGGACCGTGCCGCGCTGGGCGACCGGATCTGCGTGGTGTTGCAGGAACACCACAGGTGGCCGTTCACGGCGACCACGAACATCGCGATGGGCGACATCGGCGCGGCGCCGGACCGGGCCCGGATCGAGGCCGCGGCGGCGATGGCGGCCGCCCACGGCATGATCCTGGAGCTGCCGCACGGCTACGAGACGCTGCTGGACCGCACCTTCAAGGACGGCCAGGACCTCTCCGGCGGCCAGTGGCAGCGGATCACCGCCGCCCGCGGCTTCCTGCGCGACGCCGACCTGCTGATCATGGACGAGCCGTCGTCCGCGCTGGATCCCCGCGCCGAGGACACCCTGTTCCAGGCCATCCGCGGCCGGCAGGGCCGGCGCACCACGATCCTGATCACCCACCGGCTCGCCAACGTGGTGCACGCCGACCGGATCTTCGTGATGCACGACGGCCGGCTGGTCGAGCAGGGCACGCACGACGACCTGATCGCCGCGGAGGGCCGCTATGCCGAGCTGTTCTCGTTGCAGGCCGCCGGCTACACCGGCAGCGCGGGCGTGGCGCCCTGA
- a CDS encoding sensor histidine kinase: MVGIAGRSIDQIRAEIEDRFGFFPPFFTPALDRAATLDNLWQQTLRSYIDNTLPSLWLEQLFAVLSRYCDVPYCLVCHSCALRPLGMDATAILRLLDGPGGLPDPEEAATVLTAAPADLAGWAQPGPVADAAMRATVSLFLRDGDRDTLAPLLRRVVPAADMDQLVMFLGYVTTCLEWVEAHPELSVEADLRAMTHLGPLLAEQPALGRFFADYTRRRRTAMAGREAVLAERVAQADRRFTLAFDHAPIGMALVGLGGTFLRVNESLCRMLGRSADILAVTTFAELTHPDDLPDSLRCFSQMIVGDIGAYQADKRYRHADGGWITVQISAALLRAGDGSPLQFVTLIEDVSESRAQAARLEAANAELQRSNRDLEQFAAMAAHELKGPLAVVAGLADFLVDDIPDDAPECRHTATRIAAAATRMTTFVDDLLAYARAGTEELRVQWVDVDAMLREILAEMGPHLQAGHTRVRLGHLGGVWAHPTHLRQVFVNLISNAVKYTAPGSRPTVEITVVEYDDDVVYTIADSGLGVPADARETIFDMFHREHRHAAAGTGVGLAICHRIIERHGGRIWVEARPGGGSLFRIRLPRYPTTGATPRGRVAARARGAADR, translated from the coding sequence GTGGTAGGCATCGCAGGTCGTTCCATCGATCAGATCCGCGCGGAGATCGAAGATCGATTCGGTTTCTTCCCGCCGTTCTTCACCCCGGCGTTGGACCGCGCGGCGACGTTGGACAATCTGTGGCAGCAGACGCTGCGCAGCTACATCGACAACACGTTGCCGTCGCTGTGGCTGGAGCAGCTGTTCGCGGTGCTGTCGCGGTACTGCGACGTGCCGTACTGCCTGGTGTGCCACAGCTGCGCGCTGCGCCCGCTGGGCATGGACGCGACCGCGATCCTGCGCCTGCTCGACGGCCCGGGCGGGCTGCCCGACCCGGAGGAGGCCGCCACCGTGCTGACGGCGGCGCCGGCGGACCTGGCCGGCTGGGCGCAGCCGGGGCCGGTGGCCGACGCGGCGATGCGGGCGACGGTGTCGCTGTTCCTGCGCGACGGCGACCGCGACACGCTGGCGCCGCTGCTGCGCCGGGTGGTGCCGGCGGCCGACATGGACCAGCTGGTGATGTTCCTCGGCTACGTGACGACCTGCCTGGAGTGGGTGGAGGCGCATCCGGAGCTGTCCGTGGAAGCCGACCTGCGCGCGATGACCCACCTGGGGCCGTTGCTGGCCGAGCAACCGGCGCTGGGGCGCTTCTTCGCCGACTACACCCGCCGTCGCCGCACGGCCATGGCCGGGCGCGAGGCGGTTCTCGCCGAACGCGTGGCGCAGGCCGACCGCCGGTTCACCCTGGCCTTCGACCACGCCCCGATCGGGATGGCGCTGGTCGGCCTCGGCGGCACGTTCCTGCGCGTCAACGAATCGCTGTGCCGGATGCTCGGCCGCAGCGCCGACATCCTGGCCGTCACCACCTTCGCCGAGCTCACCCACCCCGACGACCTGCCCGACAGCCTTCGCTGCTTCAGCCAGATGATCGTCGGCGACATCGGCGCCTACCAGGCGGACAAGCGCTACCGCCACGCCGACGGCGGCTGGATCACCGTCCAGATCTCCGCGGCCCTGCTGCGCGCCGGGGACGGCAGCCCGCTGCAGTTCGTGACGCTGATCGAGGACGTCAGCGAGTCGCGGGCGCAGGCGGCGCGGCTGGAGGCGGCCAACGCCGAACTGCAGCGCAGCAACCGTGACCTGGAGCAGTTCGCCGCCATGGCCGCGCACGAGCTGAAGGGACCGCTGGCCGTCGTCGCCGGCCTCGCCGACTTCCTGGTCGACGACATCCCGGACGACGCACCCGAATGCCGGCACACCGCGACCCGCATCGCCGCGGCCGCGACCCGGATGACGACCTTCGTCGACGACCTGCTCGCCTACGCGCGGGCCGGGACGGAGGAGTTGCGGGTGCAGTGGGTCGACGTGGACGCGATGCTGCGGGAGATACTCGCCGAGATGGGGCCGCACCTGCAGGCCGGGCACACCCGGGTACGCCTGGGCCATCTCGGCGGCGTGTGGGCGCACCCCACGCACCTGCGCCAGGTGTTCGTCAATCTGATCAGCAACGCCGTCAAGTACACCGCCCCCGGAAGCCGGCCCACCGTCGAGATCACCGTCGTGGAGTACGACGACGACGTCGTCTACACCATCGCCGACAGCGGCCTCGGCGTGCCCGCCGACGCCCGCGAGACGATCTTCGACATGTTCCACCGTGAGCACCGGCACGCCGCTGCCGGCACCGGCGTGGGCCTGGCCATCTGCCACCGCATCATCGAGCGCCATGGCGGCCGGATCTGGGTCGAGGCCCGTCCCGGTGGCGGCAGCCTGTTCCGGATCCGGCTGCCCCGCTACCCCACGACGGGCGCCACCCCGCGGGGCCGGGTCGCCGCGCGGGCCCGCGGCGCGGCGGACCGCTGA
- a CDS encoding potassium channel family protein has protein sequence MARKPVDHRIVVLGLGRFGGSLAAELVRRGWEVTGIDVSAQVVQGYADLLSHTAIANTTDEQSLRQLGVPEVTHAVVGVGTDLEASILTTALLADLGVPNIWAKAISRQHARILERVGAHHVVLPEHEMGERVAHLVTGHILNFIEFEDDYALVKTRAPQEAVDRTLADSALRARYGVTVVSIKRPGEEFTYATADTTVYAGDILIIAGKTRNVEAFAGLV, from the coding sequence TTGGCTAGAAAACCTGTCGATCACCGGATCGTCGTGCTCGGGCTCGGCCGCTTCGGCGGCTCCCTCGCCGCCGAGCTGGTCCGCCGTGGCTGGGAGGTCACCGGCATCGACGTGAGCGCCCAGGTCGTGCAGGGCTACGCCGACCTGCTGTCGCACACCGCGATCGCCAACACCACCGACGAGCAGTCACTGCGCCAGCTCGGCGTGCCCGAGGTGACCCACGCCGTGGTGGGTGTCGGCACCGACCTGGAGGCCAGCATCCTGACCACCGCGCTGCTGGCCGATCTCGGCGTACCCAACATCTGGGCCAAGGCGATCAGCCGCCAGCACGCCCGCATCCTGGAACGCGTCGGCGCCCACCACGTCGTCCTGCCCGAGCACGAGATGGGCGAGCGCGTCGCCCACCTGGTCACCGGTCACATCCTGAACTTCATCGAGTTCGAGGACGACTACGCCCTCGTCAAGACCCGCGCCCCGCAGGAGGCCGTCGACCGGACGCTTGCCGATTCCGCGCTGCGCGCCAGGTACGGGGTCACCGTGGTGTCCATCAAACGGCCGGGGGAGGAGTTCACCTACGCCACCGCCGACACCACCGTCTACGCCGGCGACATCCTGATCATCGCCGGCAAGACCCGTAACGTGGAGGCGTTCGCCGGCCTGGTCTGA